In the Gossypium arboreum isolate Shixiya-1 chromosome 10, ASM2569848v2, whole genome shotgun sequence genome, one interval contains:
- the LOC108487520 gene encoding high mobility group B protein 14, whose amino-acid sequence MAKKASKSKNDRSSSTSVTSAKNPSTASNHQMALRVKSSEKMKKTAEESVVSEREKRPKSKSRPKSKLKRKTKIDAKMPKKPPTAFFYFLEDFRKEFQEQNPGIKSMRDIGKACGEKWKTMTYEEKVKYYDIATEKRAEFDRAMAEYIKRKESGEDEETEDDSEFDE is encoded by the exons atggCGAAGAAAGCTTCAAAGTCGAAAAATGATCGTTCATCTTCAACCTCCGTTACTTCCGCTAAGAACCCATCAACAGCCTCCAATCA TCAAATGGCGTTAAGGGTAAAATCAAGTGAGAAAATGAAGAAGACAGCTGAAGAGAGTGTTGTTAGCGAGAGAGAAAAGAGACCCAAGTCGAAGTCAAGACCCAAATCGAAGCTGAAGAGGAAAACAAAAATCGATGCTAAAATGCCTAAGAAACCCCCCACTGCTTTCTTTTACTTCTT GGAGGATTTTCGTAAGGAATTTCAAGAGCAGAATCCGGGTATCAAGTCAATGCGCGAT ATTGGGAAGGCATGTGGTGAGAAGTGGAAGACAATGACATACGAG GAGAAAGTTAAATATTACGATATTGCAACCGAGAAACGAGCAGAGTTTGACAGAGCCATGGCGGAATACATTAAAAGAAAG GAAAGTGGCGAAGATGAAGAAACCGAAGATGATTCGGAGTTtgatgaataa
- the LOC108486961 gene encoding DNA replication licensing factor MCM3-like, with amino-acid sequence MELGAQDYADRKKDISQFLSQDIYQDEIKAMINHKRRRLIVNISDLHSFNNLAPRILKNPSEFMQPFCDAVTEAAKGIDPKYLKEGETLHVGFEGPFVSRRVTPRDLLSEFIGSMVCVVGIVTKCSLVRPKVVKSVHFCPATENFTIREYRDITSNNGLPTGSVYPTRDENGNLLVTEYGLCQYKDHQTLSIQEVPENAAPGQLPRTVDVIVEDDLVDSCKPGDRVAIVGLYKALPGKSKGSVNGVFRTVLIANNVSLLNKEANAPIYSPEDLKNIKKIAERDDTFDLLGNSLAPSIYGHSWIKKAVVLLMLGGVEKNLKNGTHLRGDINMMMVGDPSVAKSQLLRAIMNIAPLAISTTGRGSSGVGLTAAVTSDQETGERRLEAGAMVLGDRGVVCIDEFDKMNDQDRVAIHEVMEQQTVTIAKAGIHASLNARCSVVAAANPIYGTYDRSLTPTKNIGLPDSLLSRFDLLFIVLDQMDADIDRHISEHVLRMHRFRSPIDGGEAALDGSSRYGREDEADADSSVFVKYNRMLHGRKTERGRKRDTLTIKFLKKYIHYAKHRIQPELTDEASEHIATAYAELRNASSNAKTGGTLPITARTLETIIRLSTAHAKLKLSRKVTKVDVEAALKVLNFAIYHKELTEMEDREQERQREEARTHRADRQGLTATAMEVDDPPTAQQPTATGSLERIEAFKAIFGQHMRVNHKDTISISEVENVVNAGADGHYSRAEIVTILEKLQDDNILMIAGETVHMIV; translated from the exons ATGGAGTTGGGAGCTCAAGATTATGCTGATAGGAAGAAAGATATCAGCCAATTCTTGTCTCAGGAT ATTTACCAAGATGAAATCAAGGCTATGATAAATCACAAGCGCCGCCGCCTCATCGTCAACATTTCCGATCTCCACTCTTTCAACAACTTGGCTCCTAG GATTCTGAAGAATCCGAGTGAATTTATGCAACCATTTTGCGATGCGGTGACGGAAGCTGCTAAAGGTATCGACCCAAAGTACTTGAAAGAAGGAGAAACGCTTCATGTGGGATTTGAAGGCCCTTTTGTTTCTCGTCGCGTTACTCCCAGAGATCTTCTCTCTGAATTCATTGGCTCCATGGTATGCGTCGTGGGTATTGTCACCAAAT GTTCTCTGGTAAGACCAAAGGTTGTTAAAAGTGTTCATTTTTGTCCTGCCACTGAGAACTTCACCATTCGGGAATATCGAGACATCACCTCCAATAATGGTTTGCCAACTGGATCTGTGTATCCTACTAGG GATGAAAATGGCAACTTATTGGTGACTGAATATGGGTTGTGCCAATACAAAGATCACCAGACCTtgtcaattcaagaagttccggAGAATGCTGCACCTGGTCAGCTTCCTCGAACTGTGGATGTCATAGTTGAGGATGACCTGGTTGATTCATGCAAGCCTGGAGATCGTGTAGCTATCGTAGGGCTATATAAAGCTCTTCCAGGAAAAAGCAAGGGCAGCGTGAATGGTGTATTCAG GACTGTCCTCATAGCTAATAATGTCTCTCTGCTCAACAAAGAGGCCAATGCACCAATCTATAGTCCCGAGGACcttaagaatattaagaagatagCAGAAAGAGATGACACATTTGACCTGCTTGGTAATTCCCTTGCACCTTCCATATATGGGCATTCGTGGATAAAGAAAGCTGTGGTTTTACTCATGCTTGGTGGTGTGGAAAAGAATTTGAAGAACGGCACTCATTTACGAGG GGACATTAACATGATGATGGTTGGAGATCCATCTGTTGCAAAATCCCAACTTTTAAGAGCAATCATGAACATTGCTCCCTTGGCCATTTCAACCACTGGTCGAGGTTCTTCTGGTGTTGGTTTGACTGCTGCTGTCACATCTGATCAAGAAACAG GAGAAAGAAGACTGGAAGCAGGTGCAATGGTCCTTGGTGATAGAGGTGTTGTTTGCATTGATGAGTTTGACAAGATGAATGATCAAGATCGTGTTGCAATACATGAAGTCATGGAGCAGCAGACTGTAACTATTGCCAAAGCTGGTATCCATGCATCATTGAACGCTCGGTGCAGCGTAGTGGCTGCTGCCAATCCCATATATGGAACT TATGATCGTTCATTGACTCCAACAAAAAATATTGGACTTCCAGACTCTTTGCTTTCTCGTTTTGATTTACTCTTTATTGTATTGGATCAAATGGATGCTGATATTGATCGTCATATCTCTGAGCATGTCTTGAGAATGCACCGATTTCGCTCTCCTATTGATGGAG GCGAGGCAGCTCTTGATGGAAGTTCAAGATATGGAAGAGAAGATGAAGCTGATGCTGACTCATCTGTTTTTGTCAAGTATAACCGTATGTTACATGGGAGAAAAACAGAAAGAGGTCGGAAGCGTGATACTCTTACGATAAAGTTCCTCAAAAAGTATATCCATTATGCAAAACACAGGATTCAGCCTGAGCTGACTGATGAG GCTTCAGAACACATTGCTACAGCTTACGCAGAGCTCAGAAATGCCAGTTCAAATGCAAAG ACTGGCGGAACCCTTCCAATCACAGCTAGAACCTTGGAAACCATAATTCGTCTATCAACTGCTCATGCAAAGTTGAAGTTAAGCAGAAAG GTTACAAAAGTTGATGTTGAAGCTGCTCTGAAAGTtctaaattttgcaatttatcaTAAAGAATTGACAGAGATGGAGGATCGTGAACAAGAACGGCAAAGAGAAGAAGCAAGGACACACAGAGCGGATCGTCAAGG GCTAACGGCCACTGCTATGGAAGTAGATGATCCTCCAACGGCCCAACAGCCTACTGCCACTGGCTCTCTTGAAAG GATTGAAGCATTTAAAGCTATATTTGGTCAGCATATGCGTGTGAACCATAAGGATACCATATCTATTTCTGAAGT